GTAATATAAATTAATTTAAAGGAAAATAACATGAAGGGAGATAAGCAGGGATATCGAATAAATACGAGCTTAATGGGACAAACAAATAAAAAGAACATCCGTTCCGAAGAACGTGAGTTCCAATTGCCAAGCATTCCATAATCAGGGAAGATAGGAATATATTTTGTATACAACAACTGATTATTGGAAGGTGTAAAAAATTGAAAGTCTTTCTACCTGATCAATTTAATAGAGATACCATGTATTCCTTCATTGATGAAGTTTTAAATGAAGACGCATTACCAAAATCAACAGAGTTTGACTTTGACTTTACAAGACTAAATTTTATTCGTCCGGTTGGAGTGACAGTCCTTAGTAATTTAATTGGAAGACTTCAAAAACACGGTTCAAAAGTTACGATTACTTATCGTGTCCCGGATAGAAGAAAAAAATTCTGTCCCATTGCATTTCTAGATGATTCAATGTTCTTCAAGCACTACTTAGGCTCAACGCTAGATGATACCGCTTCTCTCAGGCCAACAACAAGACCTTTAGCTAATGTTACCTATGATAGAAGCTATGCTTATTTAGAGGAATCGATGTCTTGGTTGGCGGGTAAACTAAGTTTAACTAAGGAGTCTTTAGGTGATATCAAGACTTGTTTGAAAGAAGTTTTTAACAACATCAAGGACCACTCTTCAGAGAATATTGGCAATATTTTTATCCAACAGTACCCAAGTGAAAATACTGTAATGGTCGCCATCTCGGATTTCGGTGTAGGGATTCCGCGTGCAGTCCAAAATAGCCATGCAGGGGTAGATGATGCAATGGCACTTCAAATGGCTGTAAAAGAGGGTTTTACAACGAAATCTACACCTCGTAATAGAGGGGCAGGACTTGATTTTCTTTTGCACAATGTGGTTAAAAATAACAAAGGATGTGTTTACATCCATTCTAATCATGGTATACTGAGGGCAATTCATCAAAATGATGGTGCAGTGATCACAACCAAAAAAACAAGTGGGTTTTATCCCGGCACATTATTGGAGATTGAATTTAGAACTGATACCATCGAGTATATTGAGGAGGAATTCGCGTGGGACGACTAATCAAAATCATTGATCACGTCAGCCAATGTTACTCAAATGCAGATGGGGAAATTATACAGATACTCTTGAGGGAAAGATTGAGGAGCGGACTTAAAACTTCACTTTCTTTTGCTGGTATAGACGGAGCATCATCTTCATTTATAAACTCAGCTTTAATTGAGCTGTTGGATGAGTTCAGTTTTGATTTTATAAAATCTCATTTATCATTTACAGACACAACAAAGACAATTAATGAAACTATTAAGAAACGCTTTTCCTTTGAGGTAAATGAAAGAAAAAAGCTCATTAGCGTTTGAGTGACTTTGTTTACCTAAGATAAAACCCCACTAACCTGTATGGTTGGTGGGGTTATTTCGTATGTTGTCATCAAAGGGAATATTATGTATTGTTGTGAAAGAGGAGGAGTGGACATCGTGGGTTTTTGGAACAGTTTGAAAAATGGCGGACTTGGAAAAAGCGGAGGCATAAAGGGGTTGTTCGAGGAGATTGGAGAGAAAGTCCGAAAAAGTGACCTAAGCGTGAGAGACGTCTATCAACCCTCACGAATACTAAAAAGAACTGGTGAGAAAGTTGTACATAAAGTCAGACAGAAATCAGAAGTTATTGCAAACAACATAAATTCAAATTTTGGAACAAAAGTTGAAAACTTCAATGATACTGCAGTAAAATTCTCTTCAAACATCAAAAATGTTAAAGAAGCGATCAATCCGTTCAGTTACAGTATAATCAAGAAAGAAGCGGATCTAAATATTGGGGACCATATCTATGTTTTTCGCCTCGGCTACTCGCATCATGCCATTTATATGGGTTCAAATAAAGTAATCCATTACTTGCGTGAAGAAGGCATTCGTATAGATAGCATAGATACTTTCGCTCAAGAAGCTGTTATTCAAGTGAAACATAGTGTTTGTACTCATGAACCTTCTGAGATTGTTCGAAGAGCATTTAGTCGGATCGGTGAACGTGAGTATGATCTGGTTTCCAACAACTGTGAACACTTAGCAAATTGGTGTCGCAATGGACGATAGCATACCTTAAATCATTCCGTTCAAAATGAGCAGGAGGGGTAACCTCACTGCTCTGTTTTTGTCGACTTTTTAGTTTTTTTAGTATGCAAATAAATCAGCTATGATTACTTCGCCAGGAGAACCAAGATTATAAATAGAATTAGTCGACAATTGAGTTGCACCGACATAAAGTTTAACACGTTTAACCGCCCCAATATCTACTTCTCCGCTCACCACTCCACTTTTCTCATCAATTTGAAACTCCTTAAACACTAAGCCAGATTCATCATTGAAAAACTACTTTTATTGGTTCGGCTCCAACTTTTACGGCAGCTTTGAATGAAATTTTTTGATAGTTTTTGTTTGTATTAAGAAGGATAGATTTAAGTAATAAACTATTGTTAACTTTTACGTAGAAACCAGATTTGAATGTTTCATTACCTACAGTTAAAAGGTCAGGATCGGTTGTTGGACTACCTCCATCAGCTTTTTCGAACAACTTTCCTTTTATCAAATCAACCTTATTATCTTTTGCTCCAATAGTAAGTTTGTTCGTTTTAGGGTCAAAGCTGGCCACATATCCCAAGCTCTCGGATAATTCATTTACCGGGACATAGACCTTGCCATTATACGTAATGGGCCTGATTTCTTTTCCTTTATTATCTTTGGGCGTAAAAGACTTACCGAGGATTTTTGTTGTGATTGCATAATTAATTGTTGCTTTGATGTTTTCGATCTTTGCCGCTGCAGTAACGGTAGCTGTTACTAAGGAAGCAGCTAATACGGCGGAGATAATGATTAGTGTTCTTTTTTTATCAGATTTTCTCCTAAAATTACAATATTTGATTACTTTCTCATTTATTAGACCAATTAAAGGAAATGCCCTCCTTTTGTAGAAAGGTGATATAGGGAGGTGTTACTATTAGTAAAGACAAACTTAGGTATGCTATTTTGAAGGAAATTTCCAATGGCAATACTCCACTCTCTGAAGAGGAGTTAAGCGTCGATGGAAAAGAATTCGACGATGCTGTAAATTTCTTGGTGAGAGAAAAGTATTTAATTGGCGTAGAACATTATGATGACAGGCCTCAATTGCACAAGATTGGACCGGAACTTACCGAAAAAGGTGAGAAGTATCTCGAAGAAAATAGCACATTTTCCAAAACTTACAGAGGTTTAAAAGAAATAAGAGATTGGTTATGGTTGTAGCACCTTCGGGTGCTTTTTCTTTTGCGATAGCTCAGGAAAAGTTTCCTTACCTCTAAAATCATCATTACAACCAAATTCCCTAAATCCTCGAAACTTTACAATCAAATATTTGCCCGAGGGCTTCGGCTTTCGGGATTTTTGTCATTTAACTTTACATATTCGCACCAGTTCCGTATAGCAACTTTACATTCATATGTTCTCAGAAAAAGCCCGTCGACCAATTAAGGTTGACGGGCTTTTCTTTGTTCATACTATTCTAAATGATCTATCGCGTATTGCGCTTCCTCTTTGGTGAATTTTTCTCCATATTCTGAAATCAATTGATCGTAAATGTCCGCATCTGACATATTCATTTCCGCATATGATTTAGCCATTCTTTGTGCATTTTTTTTCCAATCAATAGTGATATTATCTATGGCATATTGAGCGGCTTCTTTAGGAAAATTTTCTCCATATTCAGAGGTCAGTTGATCGTAAATACCCGCCTTTGACATATTCATAGTCTCTGCGTAGGATTCCGCCATTTTTAATGCCGCCCTATATTCTCTAGGCACACTCTTCTCAGTAGCTGCCGGTGTTGGCGTCTCTTTATCCACTACCGGTGCATTCGTTGCCTCGGTCACAGTAGCCGAACTCGTCGGTACTGATCCACTTGCAGGCTTGAGAACTTCATTTTCCGGAGAGCAACCAGAAAGAAGTAGAGCGGCCATCGCGCTAGTGATTAAAACTTTCTTCATTCCAAATCCCCCAATTATAGGAATAAAATCTATTCCTAATGTTACAATAAGTGGCGGATTTTGACGAGTACTGGTTTTCAATGAGTATCTATGTAAAGGGCTATTTTACAAGAAAGAGCAGGAGGGAAGACCTCGCTGCTCTTATCATCAGAACTAGTTTTTGGGACTGTTTGAGTTAGGCTTTATTTTCATAAGGCTCACGGAGGGCGATTACCTTTTTTGGTAATGATTCCTTCTGATTGATTAGAAACACCGCGCTTTCTATTATTCTTCCATAGAGACTAGAGATTAAAGAGATATTTCTTTAGCTCAAATCAAGGTGGCATATAAAACGACTTGGGAGCAAGTTGAGACTGATCGTCAACGAAGCGGGTTACTGACTTTATGATGATTTCCTTTGCAGTCGGCCCAGTAGGGCACATCATCTTTAATACACATCCACAACGGAGAGTTGAAGAGTGTGTTCAATTCACTCTCATTATTGTAT
This portion of the Cohnella abietis genome encodes:
- a CDS encoding ATP-binding protein produces the protein MKVFLPDQFNRDTMYSFIDEVLNEDALPKSTEFDFDFTRLNFIRPVGVTVLSNLIGRLQKHGSKVTITYRVPDRRKKFCPIAFLDDSMFFKHYLGSTLDDTASLRPTTRPLANVTYDRSYAYLEESMSWLAGKLSLTKESLGDIKTCLKEVFNNIKDHSSENIGNIFIQQYPSENTVMVAISDFGVGIPRAVQNSHAGVDDAMALQMAVKEGFTTKSTPRNRGAGLDFLLHNVVKNNKGCVYIHSNHGILRAIHQNDGAVITTKKTSGFYPGTLLEIEFRTDTIEYIEEEFAWDD
- a CDS encoding YjcQ family protein produces the protein MKEISNGNTPLSEEELSVDGKEFDDAVNFLVREKYLIGVEHYDDRPQLHKIGPELTEKGEKYLEENSTFSKTYRGLKEIRDWLWL
- a CDS encoding stalk domain-containing protein — its product is MSPFYKRRAFPLIGLINEKVIKYCNFRRKSDKKRTLIIISAVLAASLVTATVTAAAKIENIKATINYAITTKILGKSFTPKDNKGKEIRPITYNGKVYVPVNELSESLGYVASFDPKTNKLTIGAKDNKVDLIKGKLFEKADGGSPTTDPDLLTVGNETFKSGFYVKVNNSLLLKSILLNTNKNYQKISFKAAVKVGAEPIKVVFQ
- a CDS encoding STAS-like domain-containing protein, which produces MGRLIKIIDHVSQCYSNADGEIIQILLRERLRSGLKTSLSFAGIDGASSSFINSALIELLDEFSFDFIKSHLSFTDTTKTINETIKKRFSFEVNERKKLISV
- a CDS encoding lecithin retinol acyltransferase family protein, producing MGFWNSLKNGGLGKSGGIKGLFEEIGEKVRKSDLSVRDVYQPSRILKRTGEKVVHKVRQKSEVIANNINSNFGTKVENFNDTAVKFSSNIKNVKEAINPFSYSIIKKEADLNIGDHIYVFRLGYSHHAIYMGSNKVIHYLREEGIRIDSIDTFAQEAVIQVKHSVCTHEPSEIVRRAFSRIGEREYDLVSNNCEHLANWCRNGR
- a CDS encoding Ltp family lipoprotein encodes the protein MKKVLITSAMAALLLSGCSPENEVLKPASGSVPTSSATVTEATNAPVVDKETPTPAATEKSVPREYRAALKMAESYAETMNMSKAGIYDQLTSEYGENFPKEAAQYAIDNITIDWKKNAQRMAKSYAEMNMSDADIYDQLISEYGEKFTKEEAQYAIDHLE